The following are encoded in a window of Coregonus clupeaformis isolate EN_2021a unplaced genomic scaffold, ASM2061545v1 scaf1418, whole genome shotgun sequence genomic DNA:
- the LOC121559778 gene encoding actin-binding Rho-activating protein-like, with translation MENNDAPVEFNDDRTVCVASVKGLKENWQRWSNEHQEYQKHNPFSNDRGAMMSVTAQQQGLQRDQDGYGRPLEGSLTEQRGRDAHVHISREVEELCQAIRDIGESRGGGDDGGGERPVVTVEFGKLFEHYVNISNKVVGILLRARKQGLISFEGEMLWQGQDDRVLITLLQ, from the coding sequence ATGGAGAACAACGATGCACCTGTCGAGTTTAACGATGACAGGacagtgtgtgtggcgtcagtgaAAGGGTTAAAGGAGAACTGGCAGAGATGGTCCAACGAGCATCAGGAGTACCAGAAACACAACCCCTTCAGTAACGACCGGGGGGCAATGATGAGTGTGACTGCCCAGCAGCAGGGTCTCCAGCGGGACCAGGACGGCTACGGGAGGCCCCTGGAGGGCTCCTTGACAGAGCAGAGGGGCCGGGACGCCCACGTCCACATCAGCCGAGAGGTGGAGGAGCTCTGCCAGGCGATCAGGGACATCGGGGAGAGCCGTGGCGGTGGGGACGATGGCGGCGGGGAGAGACCTGTGGTGACGGTGGAGTTTGGGAAACTGTTTGAGCACTATGTGAACATCTCCAACAAGGTGGTGGGGATCCTGCTGAGGGCCAGAAAACAAGGCCTGATCAGCTTTGAAGGGGAGATGCTGTGGCAGGGGCAGGATGACAGGGTCCTCATCACACTGCTACAGTGA